The following is a genomic window from Bacillus sp. V2I10.
AGCCGATGTTTTATGCCTTTCACCATGAAGGCAAGAAGCTGGCACTAATTACGGATACAGGGTATGTGAGTGACAGAATGAAGGGGATCATCGATAATGCGGATGCCTTTGTTTTTGAAAGCAACCATGATGTGGGCATGCTTAGAATGGGTCACTACCCGTGGAGTGTCAAACGCAGGATTTTAAGCGATGTAGGGCATGTTTCAAATGAAGATGCTGCGCTTGCAATGACCGATGTAATCGGAGATAAAACAAAAAGAATTTACCTGGCGCATTTAAGCAAAGACAACAATATGAAAGAGCTCGCAAGGATGTCTGTGGAGCAGACTCTTGCAAGTAAAGGGTTCATGTCCGGCGAACAGTTTGAACTGTACGATACAGATCCTAAAAACCCAACGCCCCTCGTTAACGTCTAAGATATAAAAATAGATTTTTTTGGATATCCTTGAGTATAATATTGCTAAGAAATACACACTATTCATGCAGGGTTTGTCTGTGTGAAAGGATGGGTGAGAAAATCGATGGGGTATTACGATCAGGACTATGAACAGTATAATCGAAGACAAAAGGGAAACAGGGGCGGAAAGTTTCTGCCAGGCCTGCTTGGCGCTATTTTGGGAGGTCTTCTTGTCATTTTTTCCATTCCTGTGCTTGCAAATATGGATATCCTTCCATATGACCTGGCTTTAGGAGATGACGAAGAAGAAACTGGCGAGGATCAGACTCCGAACGCAACCGAACCTTCCAAAAACATTTCAGTCGATGTAAGCACGGCTGTTACCCAAGCTGTCGACAAAGTCTCAAAAGCTGTCGTTGGCGTGGTTAATATTCAGGAAGCCGGTTTCTGGAATGAAAAAGGCGAAGCTGGAACAGGATCAGGTGTCATTTACAAAAAAGAAGGAGGCAATGCTTTCGTGGTCACCAACTATCACGTCATCGCCGGAGCCACTCAGATTGAACTGAGCTTAAGTGATGGAACCCGTGTACCTGCTGAAGTCCTCGGAAGCGATGAGCTGATGGATCTGGCCGTTCTCCGAACAGAAAGCAAACAAGTGGAGCAAGTCGCGGAATTTGCGAATTCTGACAAAGTGAAGCCTGGAGAACCCGTCATTGCCATCGGTAACCCATTAGGCCTTCAATTTTCAGGTTCAGTCACACAGGGCATCATTTCTGGTACAGAAAGAGCAATCCCCGTTGATTCCAATAATGATGGGGAGGTTGACTGGAATGCGGAAGTTCTTCAGACTGATGCAGCCATCAACCCTGGAAACAGCGGCGGAGCGCTCGTGAATATCGATGGAAAATTAATTGGCATTAACTCAATGAAGATTGCCCAATCAGCAGTAGAAGGCATCGGGCTTGCTATTCCAATCAATCTTGCTGCTCCAATTATTGATGACTTAGAAAAGTACGGAGAAGTCAGACGCCCGTTCCTTGGCATCGGCATGCGTTCTTTAAATGAAGTATCAAGCTATCATTGGGAGCAAACACTGAAGCTTCCGGATAAAGTACGGTCAGGTGTAGTGGTCATGAGCGTAAATCCGGTCTCACCGGCAGGCCAGGCTGGACTGAAGGAGCTTGATGTTATTACGGAATTCGATGGCCAAGAAGTAAAAGATATTATTGACCTTAGAAAACAGTTATATAAAAAAGCTGTTGGTGAAAGTGTAGAACTTACTTTTTACCGGGAAGGAAAAGAACAATCGGTTAAGCTGAAGCTTGGAGAAGAACAGGAGGGTTAATGCTCCTGTTTTTTCTTTGTACGAGAAGAATGTATATAAATTTCCGCATGGGTGTTTAGCTCCATCGCCCAACTCCTCGGCCAGAACAAATCCGTCAAAAAATTCATGCCGGATTCTTATCTGACATGCCTGAGCTAAACGGGCGCTTGTGCTTTTCTTGATCACATGTGGATAAAAGGAGAAGACAAATGAAATGCTGTGAAGAACACATAGAATTAGCCATTGATATGTATGTAGACGAGCATGAAATTGCGCCAGAAATCGAAAAAATCAGAGAAATCAACAAGTTATCCACAACCTGTGAATTGTGCACAAACCCTGCTGTATATATAGTGGGGAACTAATATTCGCACACTAAATGTGGATAAGTTGTGCACAAATGTGGATAACATCTGTTGGTAATCTGTTCTTAAGTGGGGATAGCCTGTGAATATAACAATTTGTACAATTGGAAAGTTAAAAGAGAAATATCTAAAACAAGGAATCGATGAATTTTTAAAGCGATTAACACCATATGCAAAAGTCGAAATCATCGAACTGCCTGACGAAAAAGCGCCTGAAAACCTAAGCGAATCTGAAATGGAGCAGGTTAAACAGCGGGAAGGCGAACGGATCTTATCAAAAATCTCGGATGACACCCACGTCATCGCCCTGGCGATTGAAGGAAAAATGAAATCTTCCGAGCAGCTTGCAGCTGACTTAGATCGTCTTGCTACATATGGAAAAAGCAAAGTTGCATTTGTTATTGGCGGTTCATTGGGGTTGAGTAATGAGGTCATGAAACGGGCGAATGACACGCTTTCTTTTTCAAAAATGACGTTTCCTCATCAGTTAATGCGATTGATTTTGGTGGAGCAGGTTTATCGGGCTTTTCGGATTAATCGGGGGGAACCGTATCATAAATAAAGCATCCGCAATTTTTTCTTAAATAAAAAAATCTTAGAATAAATGAAACGGGTGAATAACGATGGCTAAAACAATCACAGAAAAATTAAACTTACTAAAATATAAAGAGTCAGCTGTACTGAACTTACCAAATGGTGCAGATTATTTAGCAGAATTAACGGATTATGACACAGAATTAGCTGATCATGCTTATGACCTTATTTTTGCATTTGTATTAGATATGGAATCTTTAAAGAAACTTGTAAAAAAGGTTATCGATGAAAATCATTTAAATAAAAACGGCTATCTCTTTTTGGCTTATCCTAAAAAGGGAAATAAAGTATATCCTGCCTATATCCATAGAGATGAATTATTAGATGGGTTAGGGGCAGATGAAAATGGCTATGTTGGGACAAGCAGCATAAAATTTGCCCGTATGGTCGGATTGGATGATGTCTTTACGGTTGTTGGTCTAAAAGAAGACTCTAAAAGCAAAAATCACACATCTGCAAAAGCAAGTCAATGTGTTGATGATTATATCGGATTTATATCAGACGTAGAGAAAGATTTGCAGGATACTCCAGATTTACTTGCTTTCTATCAATCACTCACCCAAGGATATCGTAAGGATTGGGCCCGTTATGTGTATAGCGCAAAACAAGAGGGAACAAGAGCAAAACGGCGCGATGAAATGAAAATGATTCTTGGGAAGGGTTTCAAGAGCCAGGATTTATATCGCAGGAATAAATAATGATATAAAAACGAAGGAGCTTTGCACTCCTGAACTTTTGCATTGATGCATTTAAAAAAAATTAAAAATGCTCTTGGTAGATAAATTTGATATCTGAAAGGAGTTAACTTTCATATGAAGTACCTAAAATCTCAGATGAAACAGCTGATTAAAGAAAATCAGGAATTGCAATTTAAATTGAATGGACTGATGAAGGAACATAGCCTTGAGAAAAACTTTGCCCTCAAAGCCCTGTACCATGCAGAAGTTGCTGAAGGCGGAAAATATCAGCTTGCCTATCAAGCATTGGACTTGCCTAGAAGGTAGGTCTTTTTTTATCCGGCAGAAATAGACGCTGCTTCAGATCATAAGAAAAAGTCTCCAGCAGCAGCTGGAGACTTTTATGCCTATTACAAAGCTTCTTTAATCACTTTCTTATAATAAAGAACAGAAAGCACCCCAAAAATCGAATACAATCCAGTGTACAGCACCATAACTATGATCATTGGTGTCCAAACCTCAGCTCCAAATAAAAACCAGCCCGATTGCACGGCGAAATAACTGTGCAAAAGTCCGATCACTAATGGAATCCCAAAACTGAAGAGCTGTTTGGCTTGAATGCCTTTCAGCAAGTCTCCTTGTGTAAAGCCAAGTTTTCGCAAGATGGTGTAATTCGGTTTTTCCTCTTCACTCTCGCCCATTTGTTTAAAGTAAAGAATGCATCCGGAAGTGACCAGGAATGACAATCCAAGGAAGCCGACGATGAACATGACGAGCCCCATGTTTTTCTTTTGGCTGCTGGTGAGTTCAAGCTGGGAATCGTTTGGTGCGTTTTCATTCAACTTCATTTCGGTAAACAGTCTGTTGGCTTCTTTTACTTCTTCTTGGTTTGCGATATCTATGCCGATATAGGTAGAAGTCGGCTGCTGAATGTCAGGGTTTATGTCTTTTTTCAGCTGTTTAAAGACAGAGTCATCCACGATCACAGTCGGCAGTCCGCCCTTTGTGAAATACCATGAGATCGGGTAGTCTTTTTCTAAACCTAAATAGGTTTGGGGGATGGTTTTTGTTTTACCGATCAGCTCAATGTTTCCTGAATCGGCCATCGGCATAAATTTTTGGAGCAAATCGCTGTATCCGGTAAAAATGGTTTCGTTTCTTGATAGATCTTTTCCTTTCACTGATTTTTCACTAATTACAGGGACGGTCATCTTATTCGGATCAAAGTTCATTCCATCCAAATTTGCAGTCAGAATGTCTTTTATATCGACATCAACCATGACGATTTCAATTTTTTCTTCTTTAAAGGCTATGTCATCAGATTCAAGAGCTTTTTTAAACTGTTCAGCACTTTGATCATCTGTAATGGAAAAGTCAGCAGGCACCTGATTTTGAGCTGTTTTTTCCGCCGAGTAATATGAGATATAACTCAGGGATAATAAGCCAATCGCCAGAGCCGAAACGGTCGTAATAATGGTTAAAAGGAGAGCATTCGATTTCATTCGGAACATAATGGATGAAAGAGATAGCACTTCGCCGACTTTAAGATAACCATCTTTCTTTTTTCGGATCATATGAAAGATAAAACTGACGGATCCTTTGTAAAAAAGGTAGGTTCCAAGAATGACAGAACCAAGAATAAAAATCATGGCACCAAAGAGAGCGGGCGTGGACTTGAAGTCTCCCCCAAATAACCTTGAAGAGACAAAATAACCAGCTGCGATCAAAATCATACCCAGAATGCCAATTGTTATCTCGAAATAAGACATCTTTTTCACTTTCTCTTCTGCGGATGACAGAACTCTGAATAAAGAGAGAATGCTTTGTCTTTTAATAAACAAATAATTCATCAGCATGATAAGAAGGTAGATGACAGAAAAAACGACAAGTGTCTGCAGGAAGGCTTGCATAGAAAAATGAAGAGCCGCCACATCTTCAACACCTGTAATCTTAAATAGAATCATCATGATCAACTTCGATACTGAAAATCCTGTAAGGATGCCCAAAATGAGTGATCCAAAATATAGAAGAAAGTTTTCTGCTGTAAGGATGCGGAAAATTTTATTTTTTGTCAGTCCAATAAGCTGAAACAAGCCAATCTCTTTGCTTCGCCGTTTGATAAAGATGTTATTGGCATACAGCAGAAAGATTGTCACAATGACGACAAGCAGGACAGATGCAGCCCGGATGCCGGCGCCGCCTTTAATGGAACCCTCTACCGCGTCCATTGAAGGATCATACTGCAAAGTGACAAAAGCAAAATAAAGCGCGACGCTGAAAATAAGTGCA
Proteins encoded in this region:
- a CDS encoding YdeI/OmpD-associated family protein; protein product: MAKTITEKLNLLKYKESAVLNLPNGADYLAELTDYDTELADHAYDLIFAFVLDMESLKKLVKKVIDENHLNKNGYLFLAYPKKGNKVYPAYIHRDELLDGLGADENGYVGTSSIKFARMVGLDDVFTVVGLKEDSKSKNHTSAKASQCVDDYIGFISDVEKDLQDTPDLLAFYQSLTQGYRKDWARYVYSAKQEGTRAKRRDEMKMILGKGFKSQDLYRRNK
- a CDS encoding FtsX-like permease family protein, translated to MNINQLIVKNLKKNLKNYYLYIFALIFSVALYFAFVTLQYDPSMDAVEGSIKGGAGIRAASVLLVVIVTIFLLYANNIFIKRRSKEIGLFQLIGLTKNKIFRILTAENFLLYFGSLILGILTGFSVSKLIMMILFKITGVEDVAALHFSMQAFLQTLVVFSVIYLLIMLMNYLFIKRQSILSLFRVLSSAEEKVKKMSYFEITIGILGMILIAAGYFVSSRLFGGDFKSTPALFGAMIFILGSVILGTYLFYKGSVSFIFHMIRKKKDGYLKVGEVLSLSSIMFRMKSNALLLTIITTVSALAIGLLSLSYISYYSAEKTAQNQVPADFSITDDQSAEQFKKALESDDIAFKEEKIEIVMVDVDIKDILTANLDGMNFDPNKMTVPVISEKSVKGKDLSRNETIFTGYSDLLQKFMPMADSGNIELIGKTKTIPQTYLGLEKDYPISWYFTKGGLPTVIVDDSVFKQLKKDINPDIQQPTSTYIGIDIANQEEVKEANRLFTEMKLNENAPNDSQLELTSSQKKNMGLVMFIVGFLGLSFLVTSGCILYFKQMGESEEEKPNYTILRKLGFTQGDLLKGIQAKQLFSFGIPLVIGLLHSYFAVQSGWFLFGAEVWTPMIIVMVLYTGLYSIFGVLSVLYYKKVIKEAL
- a CDS encoding S1C family serine protease gives rise to the protein MGYYDQDYEQYNRRQKGNRGGKFLPGLLGAILGGLLVIFSIPVLANMDILPYDLALGDDEEETGEDQTPNATEPSKNISVDVSTAVTQAVDKVSKAVVGVVNIQEAGFWNEKGEAGTGSGVIYKKEGGNAFVVTNYHVIAGATQIELSLSDGTRVPAEVLGSDELMDLAVLRTESKQVEQVAEFANSDKVKPGEPVIAIGNPLGLQFSGSVTQGIISGTERAIPVDSNNDGEVDWNAEVLQTDAAINPGNSGGALVNIDGKLIGINSMKIAQSAVEGIGLAIPINLAAPIIDDLEKYGEVRRPFLGIGMRSLNEVSSYHWEQTLKLPDKVRSGVVVMSVNPVSPAGQAGLKELDVITEFDGQEVKDIIDLRKQLYKKAVGESVELTFYREGKEQSVKLKLGEEQEG
- a CDS encoding MBL fold metallo-hydrolase; this encodes MSLQFSVLASGSTGNATYIETDQHSLLVDAGFSGKQMEVLFQMIGRKINQLSGILVTHEHSDHIKGLGILARKYNLPIYANEKTWNAMEGQIGAIHPDQKFIFQTGTVQSFGGLDVESFGVSHDAAEPMFYAFHHEGKKLALITDTGYVSDRMKGIIDNADAFVFESNHDVGMLRMGHYPWSVKRRILSDVGHVSNEDAALAMTDVIGDKTKRIYLAHLSKDNNMKELARMSVEQTLASKGFMSGEQFELYDTDPKNPTPLVNV
- a CDS encoding CxxH/CxxC protein is translated as MKCCEEHIELAIDMYVDEHEIAPEIEKIREINKLSTTCELCTNPAVYIVGN
- the rlmH gene encoding 23S rRNA (pseudouridine(1915)-N(3))-methyltransferase RlmH, whose protein sequence is MNITICTIGKLKEKYLKQGIDEFLKRLTPYAKVEIIELPDEKAPENLSESEMEQVKQREGERILSKISDDTHVIALAIEGKMKSSEQLAADLDRLATYGKSKVAFVIGGSLGLSNEVMKRANDTLSFSKMTFPHQLMRLILVEQVYRAFRINRGEPYHK